The following DNA comes from Phytohabitans rumicis.
GAGGTTCTGCCGGCCGAGCGGGGTGACCGCCGAGGTGAGCTGGAATCTCGGCTCGTTCTGGCCCGGGAACTGGGTCAGCAGGTAGTACGGCGGCTGCTTGACGCCGGTGTCGGGCTTGTCGGGGGCGTTGGGCACCTCCCAGAAGTCCGACCCGTTGAAGAACTCGCCCGGGTCGGTGACGTGGAAGTTCGCCAGCAGGTTGCGCTGCACCTTGAAGAGGTCGGCCGGGTAGCGGAAGTGCGCGTTCAGCTCGTCCGGGATGTCCGCCTTCGGGATGACCAGGTCGCCGCCGAACGCCTTGTTCCACGCCTTGAGCACCGGGTCGGCGTCGTCGAACTCGTACAGCTTGACGGTGCCGTCGTACGCGTCGACGGTGGCCTTGACCGAGTTGCGGATGTAGTTGACGTTCTCCCGGGCCAGCGCGAACGTGCCGACGTTGGTCAGCTCGTCTGCCGTCTCGGTCTGCAGGTTGACCCGCTTCGAGTACGGGTAGGTGCCCGCCGTCGTGTACCCGTCGAGGATCCACACGATGCGCCCGTCGACCTCGGCCGGGTACGGGTCGCCGTCCATGGTCAGGAACGGCGCCACCTTCTCCACCCGGTCCCGCGGGTTGCGGACGTACAGCAGCTTGGAGTTGTCGTTGACCGCGTCGGAGAGCAGGAAGTTGGACTCCCGCTCCTTGACGCTGTACAGCAGCCGGCGCATGAAGGAGCCGATCTCGACGCCACCCGTGCCGGTGTACGTGTAGTTGACGCCCTGCTCGCCGTTGGAGCCGGTCGGCCGGTCGTACTCGACGTGCCGGTCCGGGTCGGCCTGGCCGACGATCGCGTAGTCCGCGCCTTGCTGGCCGCCGCCGACCTGCTCGCCGTAGTAGATGCGCGGCTGCTCGACCGGGATCTGCTCCTGGTTGGAGGCGCACGCCTCGGGCGTCTGGTCGTCGCCGAGGAAGCCGGAGACGAAGTACGGCTGCCCGCCGCACACGATCTGGTTGGCCGGCGCGCCGACCAGGCCGTACCCGTGGGTGTAGACCGTGTGGCGGTTGAGCCAGTTGCCCTGCTGGTCGGTCAGCTGGCTGTAGTTGATCTCGCGGACGCCCACGACGTAGTCCTGGGTCTTGCTGTTGATCGTGTAGCGGTCGATGTCGAGCTTCTGCCCGAAGTCGTAGAAGCCCCGGACCTGCTGCAACTGGGTGTACGACTGCGAGACGAGCTCGGGGTCGAGCAGCCGGATGTTGGGCACGACCGAGGTGTCGGTCGCCAGCGAGGCGGGCGGCGTGAGGTTGCTGGCCGAGTACGCATCGGTCTTCACCGTAGATAGGCCGAAGGCATCTCGGGTGGCGTTGATGCCGCGCTCGATGTAGTCGCGCTCCTTGTCCCGGACGCTGGGGTTGACCTCGAAGGTCTGCACCGCCCAGGGATAGATGCCGCCGATCGCGACCGCGGAGATGGCCAGCAGCGCGAGCGAGACGCCGGGCCAGACCAGATTGCGCATCACCGCGTTGGAGAACACGATGATCGCGATCGCCACGACGATCGAGATGTACGCCAGGATCTCCTTGGCCGGCAGGAGCGCGTTGATGTCGGCGTACCCGGCGCCGTAGAGGTTGGGCGGGTTCTGCTCGAGCAGGAGTGCCCGCCGGTCCAGGACGTACGCGATGGCCTTGAGCAAAACGAAGACCGCCACCAGCGAGGTCAGGTGGGCACGCGCGGCGGTGGTCATCCGGTCGCCGATGCCCTGTAGCCGCACGCCGCCGAAGACATAGTGGACGGCGAGCGAGCCGAGCACCGACAGCACGACGGCGGTGAAGCCGACGCCGAGCAGGTAGCGCAGGAACGGGTACTCGAAGACGTAGAACCCGATATCGATCTTGAACTCGGGGTCGGTGACGCCGAACGGCTGCGAGTTGCGGAAAAGCATCCAGTCGCGCCAGCGGCTCTGCCCGGACAGTCCGGCGAAGAGCCCGATGATGATGGAGAGCACCGCGATCCAGGTGCCGATGCGCGGGCTGAGCACCATCCGGTAGCGCTCCAGCGTGGCCTGCTCGGCCGAGTGCGGGCGCAGCAGCGGACGGAGCCGATAGGCGAGGTAGAGGTTGCCCCCGACCACCACCGCCATGGCCAGCCCTATCGCGAAGAAGAGCAGGATCCGCGTGGTCAGCACGTCCGAGAAGACCTGGGTGTACTGGACCTCGTCGAACCACAGCCAGTCGGTCCACACCTCGACCGCCCAGCCCATCAGGGTAAAGAGCAGGAATACCCCGACGAGTACGCCGATAGTGACGCGCCCCCGCCTGCTCATTCTCGGCAGAGGACTGCTACGCACGACCACGGTATGCTCCGCAAGTTGTTGGCTGATCCGCTCCGATCAGGGACCTACAGTACGGGGTGTACCTGAAGGTCATGCCCCTAGGTCAGCAGAGCGGCGGCTGACCCCCGTCGCGGAGCGTCTGCAGCGCGGCCAGCGCCTCGTCGAGGGTCGCCACCTTGATCAATGGGAGCCCCGGGCGGTCATTGCTCTTGGCCTCGGCGCAGTTGTCGGCGGGCGTGAGAAACACGGTCGCGCCCGCGTTCTTGGCGCCCACGAGCTTCTGCCCGATGCCGCCGATCGGGCCGATGTTTCCGTCGTCGTCGATGGTCCCCGTACCCGCTATGATCTTGCCGCCGGTGAGGTCGGCCGGCTCGATCTTGTCGATGATGCCCAGCGCGAACATCAGGCCCGCGCTCGGGCCGCCGATCTTCGACAGATCGATCTTCAGCTCGAACGGGTGCGGCTGCTTCGGCTCGATCTCCACGCCGATGCGCGGCGGCTCGCCGTCCTGGGCCCGGGTCTTGATCTTCACGGTCGCGTTGGCGTTTGCGCGGGTGTAGCCGATGGTCAGCTCGGTGCCGCCCGGCTCCGCCCGGATCATCTCGGTCAGCTTCGGCCCGCTGGTCACCGGCTTGCCGTTCACGGAGGTGAGGATGTCTCCGGCGCGCAGGACGCCCTCGGAGGGTCCGCCGGCGGTGACGTTCTTGACGGTCACC
Coding sequences within:
- a CDS encoding UPF0182 family membrane protein — protein: MSRRGRVTIGVLVGVFLLFTLMGWAVEVWTDWLWFDEVQYTQVFSDVLTTRILLFFAIGLAMAVVVGGNLYLAYRLRPLLRPHSAEQATLERYRMVLSPRIGTWIAVLSIIIGLFAGLSGQSRWRDWMLFRNSQPFGVTDPEFKIDIGFYVFEYPFLRYLLGVGFTAVVLSVLGSLAVHYVFGGVRLQGIGDRMTTAARAHLTSLVAVFVLLKAIAYVLDRRALLLEQNPPNLYGAGYADINALLPAKEILAYISIVVAIAIIVFSNAVMRNLVWPGVSLALLAISAVAIGGIYPWAVQTFEVNPSVRDKERDYIERGINATRDAFGLSTVKTDAYSASNLTPPASLATDTSVVPNIRLLDPELVSQSYTQLQQVRGFYDFGQKLDIDRYTINSKTQDYVVGVREINYSQLTDQQGNWLNRHTVYTHGYGLVGAPANQIVCGGQPYFVSGFLGDDQTPEACASNQEQIPVEQPRIYYGEQVGGGQQGADYAIVGQADPDRHVEYDRPTGSNGEQGVNYTYTGTGGVEIGSFMRRLLYSVKERESNFLLSDAVNDNSKLLYVRNPRDRVEKVAPFLTMDGDPYPAEVDGRIVWILDGYTTAGTYPYSKRVNLQTETADELTNVGTFALARENVNYIRNSVKATVDAYDGTVKLYEFDDADPVLKAWNKAFGGDLVIPKADIPDELNAHFRYPADLFKVQRNLLANFHVTDPGEFFNGSDFWEVPNAPDKPDTGVKQPPYYLLTQFPGQNEPRFQLTSAVTPLGRQNLAALISGSYVDDRPVLHVWELPDQTAVSGPVQVHQRMTNTNAQIRQDLNLLSSNQAQVLYGNLLSLPFGNGMLYVEPVYVKSNQENAYPVLQKILMSYGDGGSYVVLADSLQAGIKELVDQGKQGAPPPQTGTENPPTQGGTQTLTPELAAAADKVEKAWAEVKAARAAGDFEREGRALKAFDDAMAEFQTALRAAGGTPNATPSPSPSGTSPPHPLPIPSPGG
- a CDS encoding YlbL family protein, producing the protein MRRRGVTVLLGALITALLSVGVLAAPIPYVVLGPGPTVDTLGKEDGKEVIQVTGTQTSTSAGQLRLTTVGVQPDVKLLSAIAGWFSDDEAVVPRELIYPPDQTEQQVEERNAEDFKASQSSAETSALRELGYPVQVTVKNVTAGGPSEGVLRAGDILTSVNGKPVTSGPKLTEMIRAEPGGTELTIGYTRANANATVKIKTRAQDGEPPRIGVEIEPKQPHPFELKIDLSKIGGPSAGLMFALGIIDKIEPADLTGGKIIAGTGTIDDDGNIGPIGGIGQKLVGAKNAGATVFLTPADNCAEAKSNDRPGLPLIKVATLDEALAALQTLRDGGQPPLC